One stretch of Corvus hawaiiensis isolate bCorHaw1 chromosome 1, bCorHaw1.pri.cur, whole genome shotgun sequence DNA includes these proteins:
- the LOC125322009 gene encoding ADP-ribosylation factor-like protein 5B, translating into MNEVVHTSPTIGSNVEEIVVKNTHFLMWDIGGQKSLRSSWNTYYSNTEFIILVVDSIDRERLSITKEELYRMLAHEDLRKAAVLIFAIKQDMKGCMTAAEISAYLTLSSIKDHPWHIQSCCALTGEGLCQGLEWMTSRIGVR; encoded by the exons ATGAATGAAGTGGTTCATACTTCTCCAACCATAGGAAGCAATGTAGAAGAAATAGTGGTGAAAAACACTCATTTCTTAATGTGGGATATTGGAGGGCAAAAATCATTACGGTCGTCGTGGAATACCTATTATTCAAACACAGAG TTCATCATTCTGGTTGTTGACAGCATTGATAGAGAGCGACTTTCTATAACAAAAGAAGAACTTTATAGAATGCTGGCTCATGAG GATTTACGGAAGGCTGCGGTTCTCATCTTTGCAATCAAGCAGGACATGAAGGGCTGCATGACAGCTGCTGAGATATCTGCATACCTCACCCTCAGCTCCATAAAGGATCACCCATGGCACATTCAGTCCTGCTGTGCTTTGACAGGAGAAGG GTTATGCCAAGGCTTGGAGTGGATGACCTCCCGTATTGGAGTGAgatag